A genomic region of Brevibacillus sp. JNUCC-41 contains the following coding sequences:
- a CDS encoding TrmB family transcriptional regulator: MKENILDTLKNLNFTEYEAKAYLALLEESPLTGYAVAKNSGVPRSRIYEILDSLALRGDILVSPGNTPQYTPVPASELIKNRRMKAEENFELAEKSLAEFERSANDRENIWNIMGRNEILDKVKACISSAKKRILLEIWEEEFEVLESELRQAANKGVNVTIIAYGEIVCDFANVYLHYMGHEITEEYGGRWLVISGDDSEVVAGIVSLGKDSRAAWTMHVGLVMPITEVMIHDLYLMEIMEKHRGLLEESFGVNLANLRKKFSIHPDYKKHYVD, encoded by the coding sequence ATGAAAGAAAACATTTTAGACACATTAAAAAATCTAAATTTTACCGAATATGAAGCGAAAGCATATCTTGCCTTATTGGAAGAATCGCCATTGACAGGCTATGCAGTTGCAAAAAACTCCGGTGTACCGCGTTCAAGAATATATGAAATACTGGACAGTCTCGCATTAAGAGGGGATATTCTAGTTAGTCCTGGAAACACACCACAGTATACTCCCGTACCTGCAAGCGAGCTAATAAAAAACCGCCGCATGAAAGCAGAAGAAAACTTTGAACTGGCAGAAAAATCATTAGCGGAGTTTGAACGTTCTGCAAATGATCGTGAAAACATCTGGAACATCATGGGGCGTAATGAAATACTCGATAAGGTAAAAGCTTGTATATCATCTGCTAAAAAAAGAATACTCTTAGAGATTTGGGAAGAAGAATTCGAAGTATTAGAGTCAGAACTAAGACAGGCTGCAAATAAAGGAGTCAATGTCACAATTATTGCCTATGGTGAAATCGTCTGTGATTTTGCTAATGTTTACCTTCATTATATGGGTCATGAAATTACAGAAGAGTATGGTGGGCGATGGCTTGTTATTAGTGGAGATGATTCAGAAGTGGTAGCAGGTATTGTCTCGCTTGGTAAAGATAGCCGTGCAGCATGGACCATGCATGTAGGTTTGGTCATGCCCATTACAGAAGTCATGATTCATGATTTGTATCTCATGGAAATCATGGAGAAACATAGGGGACTTTTAGAAGAAAGCTTTGGTGTAAACCTCGCCAATTTACGTAAAAAATTTTCTATCCATCCAGATTATAAAAAACATTACGTGGACTAG
- a CDS encoding homoserine/threonine efflux transporter, which yields MDSLLTYISIVAMMVIIPGADTMLLVKNTLSYGPKAGRYTVLGMATGLSFWTLIAILGLSVVIAKSVILFSTIKYLGAAYLIYLGIKSFFAKSAFSLKEIQAQANTPTKYSSRHNKDSFMQALLNNILNPKTVLVYITIMPQFINLNGNVNQQLIILAFILTFLAVLWFLFLVFLIDYAKKWMNNSKFQKAFQKSTGLILIGFGIKTGI from the coding sequence ATGGATAGCTTACTTACATACATATCAATAGTTGCAATGATGGTTATTATTCCTGGAGCAGATACCATGCTCTTAGTAAAAAACACACTTAGCTATGGTCCAAAAGCTGGACGTTATACCGTTCTCGGAATGGCAACGGGACTTTCTTTTTGGACGCTTATTGCTATTCTTGGACTATCTGTTGTCATTGCAAAGTCCGTGATTCTGTTCAGTACAATCAAATATTTGGGAGCCGCCTACTTAATTTATTTAGGGATAAAAAGTTTTTTTGCTAAAAGCGCTTTTTCATTAAAAGAAATTCAAGCACAAGCAAATACACCTACGAAGTATTCAAGCCGGCATAATAAAGATTCCTTTATGCAAGCATTACTTAATAATATTCTTAATCCAAAGACCGTTTTAGTTTATATAACAATCATGCCTCAATTTATCAATTTGAACGGAAATGTAAACCAGCAATTGATTATATTAGCGTTCATCTTAACCTTTCTTGCTGTATTGTGGTTTCTTTTTCTTGTCTTTCTAATTGATTACGCAAAGAAATGGATGAACAACTCTAAATTCCAGAAAGCATTCCAAAAATCAACTGGCTTAATTTTAATAGGTTTTGGCATAAAAACAGGAATTTAA